A region from the Acyrthosiphon pisum isolate AL4f chromosome A1, pea_aphid_22Mar2018_4r6ur, whole genome shotgun sequence genome encodes:
- the LOC100165232 gene encoding transmembrane protein 11, mitochondrial, which yields MLSYEIINQEDTAIIREVYDNDNSQEMFEQELDNALEAGYKYIIIEPTQLADETVRWITVGNFLSQTAIISSALSAGTAYFWTSKPFVYGPLCMASFVCTGLYMISWQFDPCCKYQVHKDPRLKSLQKEDNTPSLPVVIERGSDTKRKIVHTSVTVVSTAYCIWKLYEYCK from the exons atgttatcctACGA AATAATTAACCAAGAAGATACTGCTATCATAAGGGAAGTCTACGACAATGATAACTCGCAAGAAATGTTTGAGCAGGAACTGGACAATGCCCTAGAGGCTGgctacaagtatattattatcgaaccAACTCAGCTAGCTGACGAAACAGTGAGATGGATTACTGTTGGCAATTTTCTTTCTCAAACAGCTATCATATCTAGTGCTTTGTCTGCAGGAACAG CTTATTTTTGGACTTCTAAGCCATTTGTATATGGCCCTTTATGTATGGCATCATTTGTGTGCACTGGACTGTATATGATCTCGTGGCAGTTTGATCCATGCTGCAAGTATCAGGTGCACAAGGATCCAAGATTGAAATCACTCCAAAAAGAAGACAACACTCCATCATTGCCAGTGGTTATAGAGCGTGGCAGCGATACCAAGAGGAAAATTGTACACACATCAGTAACAGTTGTGTCAACTGCATATTGTATTTGGAAGCTGTACGAATATTGCAAATAA
- the LOC100163151 gene encoding dehydrogenase/reductase SDR family protein 7-like, with protein MSDAHATPMAWQYVCCSLPILIPMSVYVLKKCFNNRYRTLNSKVVLITGASSGLGETLAHEFYSHGCALILTGRSSNELERVKNDLLSRSDIKNVNKPCILVLDLIDQSTIEVVSQKVLGVFGRVDILINNAGISYRGRAEATMAEVDYKVMLVNYFGQVALTKAILPSMIHHKSGHIIAISSVQGKIAVPFRSAYTASKHALQAFFDTLRAEISHHKVKVTVVSPGYIQTNLSLNALTGSGSKYGVMDESTMSGYSAEYVAQRIVDAVVNDEQEVIIAPFYARLAIGLRYVWPRFYFWIMKCRADRQASQKM; from the exons ATGTCGGACGCTCACGCCACTCCGATGGCCTGGCAGTACGTTTGTTGTTCACTGCCAATCTTAATACCGATGTCAGTTTACGTGCTTAAGAAGTGTTTCAACAACAGATATCGTACACTCAACTCTAAG GTTGTACTTATTACAGGTGCCAGTTCCGGATTAGGTGAGACATTAGCGCATGAGTTTTATTCCCATGGCTGTGCACTAATTTTAACAGGACGTAGCAGCAACGAATTAGAACGAgtcaaaaatgatttattaagcCGAAGTGAT aTTAAGAATGTAAACAAACCATGTATTCTCGTCTTGGATCTTATTGACCAATCAACAATAGAAGTAGTTAGTCAAAAAGTTTTAGGAGTTTTTGGTCGCGTAGATATTCTCATCAACAATGCTGGCATCAGCTATAGAGGTAGAGCCGAGGCAACAATGGCTGAAGTAGATTATAAAGTGATGTTGGTAAACTATTTTGGCCAAGTCGCTTTAACTAAAG ccATATTGCCTAGCATGATTCACCACAAAAGTGGACATATAATAGCAATTAGTAGTGTTCAAGGAAAAATTGCTGTTCcatttag atcagCTTATACAGCATCTAAACATGCATTACAAGCATTTTTTGATACTCTCAGAGCGGAAATATCACATCATAAGGTAAAAGTAACAGTTGTAAGCCCGGGGTACATCCAAACAAATTTGTCGTTGAATGCATTAACTGGATCTGGATCAAAATATGGTG TTATGGATGAATCTACAATGTCTGGATACTCGGCTGAATATGTTGCTCAACGAATAGTGGATGCTGTTGTTAATGATGAACAAGAAGTCATCATTGCTCCATTTTATGCTCGCTTAGCAATTGGTCTACGTTATGTATGGCcacgattttatttttggattatGAAATGTAGGGCTGACCGGCAAGCTAGTCAGAAAATGTAG